The Tripterygium wilfordii isolate XIE 37 chromosome 4, ASM1340144v1, whole genome shotgun sequence genome has a window encoding:
- the LOC119996161 gene encoding zinc finger CCCH domain-containing protein 20-like, protein MMLGESHRPNTTVDVPPWSTFDDPTVDLYSLGLSSGVSVNYNGNDNNHFQLQEAMTGLQRYLPSNDPDLDSDSEISGLDVDSPVDAYSCDQFRMFEFKVRRCARGRSHDWTECPYAHPGEKARRRDPRKYHYSGTACPEFRKGSCRKGDACEFAHGVFECWLHPARYRTQPCKDGTNCRRRVCFFAHTPEQLRVLSQQSPRSVITVDSYDGSPLRQTIEAACSRTLPFTSSPLSISPPSTPPTDSPPMSPMAHSLSFSPGSHSIKEMVASLRNLQIAKVKSLPSSYKVQVGGSGFGSPRGSMLRPGFFSLPTTPSGAQTRTGIRYRELWDKACEEEPAMERVESGKTLRAKMFEKLSKENSLERVDPDSSSGGGAPDVGWVSELVNLN, encoded by the coding sequence atgatgctgGGTGAATCTCATCGCCCTAATACGACGGTGGATGTTCCTCCGTGGTCCACTTTCGATGATCCTACGGTCGATCTTTACTCTCTCGGTTTGTCAAGTGGGGTCTCCGTCAACTACAATGGCAATGACAACAACCACTTTCAGCTCCAGGAGGCTATGACGGGGCTCCAGCGATACTTACCGTCTAATGATCCGGACCTGGACTCCGACTCTGAGATTTCGGGTTTGGATGTGGACTCTCCGGTGGACGCTTATTCATGCGATCAATTCCGCATGTTCGAGTTCAAGGTGAGGCGGTGTGCACGTGGTAGGTCACATGACTGGACTGAGTGTCCGTACGCGCATCCGGGAGAGAAGGCACGGAGGAGAGACCCGAGGAAATATCACTATTCGGGGACGGCGTGTCCGGAATTTCGGAAGGGAAGCTGCAGAAAGGGTGACGCGTGTGAGTTCGCACACGGCGTATTTGAGTGCTGGCTTCACCCGGCTCGCTATCGTACGCAGCCATGTAAAGATGGGACTAACTGCCGGAGGCGTGTGTGCTTCTTTGCTCATACACCTGAGCAACTTAGGGTTTTGTCCCAGCAGAGCCCGAGGAGTGTTATCACTGTTGATTCGTACGATGGGTCTCCTCTGAGACAGACCATTGAAGCCGCTTGCTCGAGAACGCTGCCGTTTACGTCCTCTCCTTTGTCTATTTCTCCGCCTTCAACTCCGCCGACGGACTCGCCGCCTATGTCCCCGATGGCCCATTCACTTAGTTTTTCACCTGGGTCCCACTCGATCAAAGAAATGGTGGCTTCTTTGAGGAATCTGCAAATAGCCAAGGTTAAGTCGTTACCGTCTTCTTATAAAGTGCAGGTTGGTGGTTCGGGGTTCGGTTCCCCAAGAGGGTCAATGCTCCGACCCGGATTCTTTAGTTTGCCCACAACCCCATCGGGGGCTCAAACCCGGACTGGAATCAGGTACCGTGAGTTATGGGACAAAGCTTGTGAGGAAGAGCCtgccatggagagggttgagtcaGGGAAAACCCTGCGCGCCAAGATGTTCGAGAAACTAAGCAAGGAAAACTCATTGGAACGGGTGGACCCGGATTCTTCAAGTGGTGGCGGTGCTCCTGATGTTGGGTGGGTCTCGGAGCTTGTGAatctaaattaa
- the LOC119997646 gene encoding inositol oxygenase 2-like → MTILIEKPHIDLQMMDQKVMEEDPTELVLDGGFKVQKPVTNTGFDAPGINSFGQSFRDYEAESERKKTVEEFYRLQHINQTYDFVKRMREEYSKFERAEMSIWECCELLNDVVDDSDPDLDEPQIQHLLQSAEAIRKDYPDQDWLHLTALIHDLGKVLLLPQFGGLPQWAVVGDTFPLGCAFDESIIHHKYFKENPDHSNPAYNTKNGIYREGCGLENVMISWGHDDYMYLVAKENGTTLPATALFIIRFHSFYPLHTAGSYKHLMNKEDEENLKWLHIFNKYDLYSKSKVLVDVEEVKPYYMSLINKYFPSKLKW, encoded by the exons ATGACTATCCTCATTGAAAAGCCTCATATTG atttgcAAATGATGGACCAGAAAGTGATGGAGGAGGATCCCACAGAGTTGGTATTGGATGGAGGATTTAAGGTCCAAAAACCTGTCACTAACACAGGATTTGATGCCCCAGGAATCAATTCTTTTGGCCAGTCATTCAG ggactATGAGGCAGAAAGTGAGAGGAAGAAGACAGTTGAGGAATTCTACAGATTGCAGCACATTAACCAAACATATGATTTC GTGAAGAGGATGAGAGAAGAATATTCAAAATTTGAGAGAGCAGAGATGAGTATATGGGAATGTTGTGAATTGTTGAATGATGTAGTTGATGACAGTGATCCAGACTTGGATGAGCCTCAAATCCAGCACTTGTTACAGTCAGCAGAGGCCATAAGGAAGGATTATCCTGACCAAGACTGGCTTCATTTGACTGCTCTTATCcatg ATCTTGGAaaagttcttcttcttcctcaatttGGAGGGCTTCCTCAATGGGCAGTTGTTG GAGACACATTCCCTCTTGGATGTGCTTTTGATGAATCCATCATTCAccacaag TATTTCAAAGAAAACCCAGATCACAGCAATCCTGCTTACAACACCAAGAATGGTATTTACAGAGAAGGGTGTGGATTGGAAAATGTGATGATTTCTTGGGGCCATGACGATTACATGtacttg GTGGCCAAAGAAAATGGAACAACCTTACCAGCAACTGCATTGTTCATCATCCGATTTCACTCCTTCTATC CATTGCACACAGCAGGATCATACAAACACCTAATGAACAAGGAGGATGAGGAGAATCTCAAGTGGCTACATATTTTCAA CAAATATGACCTGTACAGCAAGAGCAAAGTTCTTGTTGATGTTGAAGAAGTGAAACCCTATTATATGTCCCTCATCAACAAA TATTTTCCATCAAAGCTCAAATGGTGA